The Candidatus Koribacter versatilis Ellin345 genome has a segment encoding these proteins:
- a CDS encoding Ig-like domain repeat protein produces MSIRNRLLSATTRVALLLCACSMVFAQAPLIQNRVTAPIENSKTIKIRQTVSPLVAKSADKGRLAGDRNLGQMLLMLSPTKEQNTALEAVIKAEHTPGSAKYHHWLKASEIATKYGVSEPDTTAVRGWLASQGFEVKHVANSRRFVVFSGTVAQVEAAFHTQMHQYELSGNSFIANSQEVQIPAALAPVVRGVVRLTSTPKNNNVKIVGKAAFDKEKGQITFTNGEHAITPADFATIYNLNPLYQAGINGAGQSIAIVARSDIYSRDVFDFMSIFGVSFGGFYYTINGDDPGYVSGSDVEATLDLTWAAAIAPGATPNIVISQSNFADGVDISAAFIVDNNLAPVMSTSFSSCEQQMGPVGTEFYYSLWAQAAAEGITAVVSSDDSGGAGCDLPGSGTFAQNGLAVNALASTPFNVAVGGTQFDDTADPSKYWSSTNDSTTKASVLSYIPEKAWNESSIDSGNVSLWAGGGGVSTLWTKPEWQIGTGVPADGMRDLPDVSLTAAGHDGYVLCFGGSCESGGIYTVGGTSASAPAFAAIMALVNQQTGSPQGNPNYVIYQLAAQHPEFFHDTTVGDNKVPDMNGEFTVGYSTGVGYDLATGLGSFDANSLVTNWNNVTFSGTNTTLSGPAGGLTFVHGAGVPVTASVSAASGSKLPTGNVAFFTDNPLGLATPFGVGAAALDNTGDATTSLAAIPGGTHSLTARYGGDATFTASTSNAVTVTVTPEPSNTYFVAGVGGSTVTSAEAKYGDPLVMAVLVQGNSLVGHPTGSVSLSEGSTDLGTRYLNYGEHEDAEQGSSSVFGVIGFPVGVHQLTASYTGDPSFNPSTSTNFQLTIVKSDSTISSLQFQGSALSGAPLPVFGQVSLASGTLMPISGSVTFTAASDKTTVNLGSLTIDATSGTFAGRVSFPSAGSWVLTAVYGGDSNVTGTQTQTRVAVDSSEATTMSLSSNAPSVPAGGSVTFTAQVSSPVVLRLPTGTVTFMDGTASLGTATLDGYGIGKFTTTSLTGGSHSITANYGGDAIFRATSASVSQSISDFAVQPTTAAVSIKVGQSGTALIALTPQGGFNQAVTFSCSGLPSGASCTFAPATLTPTGTDVATDTMTIATSGSGAAAHRAENRRMNWLASSGFGLAGVLLLVPICNRKRRARLVVLAGLMLMLGLWGCGGSSSSSPKPPPPNPMVGTYSVTVTATSGTGSAHAADLSVTITQ; encoded by the coding sequence ATGTCCATTCGAAATCGGCTCTTAAGCGCGACAACACGCGTTGCGCTCTTGCTGTGTGCATGCTCCATGGTTTTCGCCCAAGCGCCCTTAATTCAAAATCGCGTCACAGCCCCTATCGAAAACAGTAAGACAATCAAGATTCGTCAGACAGTCTCGCCGTTGGTCGCGAAGAGTGCAGACAAAGGCCGACTCGCTGGCGATCGTAATCTCGGGCAGATGCTGCTCATGCTGTCCCCGACGAAGGAACAGAACACCGCGCTGGAAGCCGTCATTAAAGCGGAGCACACTCCGGGATCGGCCAAGTACCATCACTGGCTCAAGGCTTCGGAGATTGCGACGAAGTATGGCGTCTCCGAACCGGACACGACTGCGGTTCGGGGATGGCTGGCGTCGCAGGGATTCGAGGTGAAGCACGTCGCCAACAGCCGACGTTTTGTGGTTTTCAGCGGTACGGTGGCGCAAGTGGAAGCGGCATTCCACACCCAGATGCACCAGTACGAGCTCTCAGGGAACTCGTTTATTGCAAACTCCCAGGAAGTCCAGATCCCTGCGGCGTTGGCGCCGGTGGTTCGTGGCGTCGTCCGCCTGACCAGCACGCCGAAAAACAACAACGTGAAGATCGTAGGCAAGGCCGCGTTCGATAAAGAGAAAGGCCAGATCACCTTCACGAACGGTGAGCATGCAATCACGCCCGCGGATTTCGCGACGATCTACAACCTCAATCCGCTTTATCAGGCAGGCATCAACGGCGCAGGGCAGTCGATTGCGATCGTGGCGCGCAGTGATATTTATTCGCGCGATGTCTTCGACTTCATGAGCATCTTTGGAGTTTCGTTTGGCGGCTTCTACTACACCATCAACGGAGACGATCCGGGCTATGTTTCGGGATCGGACGTTGAGGCCACCCTCGACCTCACCTGGGCGGCTGCAATTGCACCGGGTGCAACCCCAAACATCGTGATTTCGCAGAGCAACTTCGCTGACGGCGTCGATATCTCCGCCGCATTCATTGTGGACAACAATCTCGCGCCGGTAATGAGCACGAGCTTCAGCTCCTGCGAGCAGCAGATGGGGCCGGTCGGCACTGAGTTCTATTACTCGCTCTGGGCGCAGGCAGCCGCCGAGGGCATTACCGCCGTGGTCTCCAGTGACGACAGTGGCGGCGCAGGTTGCGATCTTCCGGGAAGCGGTACCTTCGCGCAGAACGGCCTCGCCGTGAATGCGCTCGCGTCCACGCCGTTCAACGTCGCCGTCGGTGGTACGCAGTTCGACGACACAGCGGATCCGAGCAAGTATTGGTCCTCCACGAACGATTCCACGACCAAAGCGTCCGTGCTTTCCTACATCCCCGAAAAAGCCTGGAACGAGAGCAGCATTGATTCGGGCAACGTCAGCCTATGGGCGGGCGGTGGTGGTGTAAGCACGCTTTGGACGAAGCCTGAATGGCAGATCGGAACTGGCGTTCCCGCCGATGGAATGCGTGACTTGCCCGACGTCTCGCTGACTGCGGCCGGTCACGACGGATACGTATTGTGCTTCGGTGGTTCTTGCGAGAGTGGAGGCATTTATACGGTGGGCGGAACATCGGCGTCGGCGCCGGCGTTTGCCGCGATCATGGCACTGGTCAACCAGCAGACCGGATCTCCGCAAGGAAATCCGAACTACGTGATCTACCAACTCGCGGCGCAGCACCCGGAATTCTTCCACGACACCACAGTTGGAGATAACAAAGTTCCGGATATGAACGGCGAGTTCACTGTCGGATATTCGACCGGTGTGGGCTACGACCTTGCGACCGGCTTGGGATCATTCGATGCGAACTCGCTGGTGACGAACTGGAACAACGTCACCTTCAGCGGAACCAACACGACGTTGAGTGGCCCGGCGGGCGGCTTGACCTTCGTGCATGGCGCAGGCGTGCCGGTCACGGCGAGCGTCAGCGCAGCGTCAGGCAGCAAACTCCCGACCGGCAATGTCGCATTCTTTACGGACAACCCGCTCGGCCTCGCCACTCCATTCGGCGTCGGTGCCGCTGCGCTGGATAACACGGGCGACGCGACTACCTCCCTCGCCGCGATTCCCGGCGGCACGCACTCGCTTACAGCTCGGTACGGAGGCGACGCAACCTTCACGGCCAGTACCTCGAACGCGGTTACAGTGACGGTTACGCCCGAGCCTTCGAATACGTATTTCGTGGCTGGCGTGGGTGGAAGCACCGTCACCTCGGCTGAAGCAAAGTACGGCGACCCTCTGGTGATGGCCGTTCTTGTGCAAGGCAATTCGCTCGTCGGACACCCGACTGGCTCCGTTTCGCTGAGTGAAGGCAGCACCGACCTTGGCACGCGCTACCTTAATTATGGTGAACACGAGGATGCGGAGCAGGGATCGAGTTCGGTCTTCGGAGTGATCGGTTTCCCAGTCGGCGTACACCAATTGACCGCGAGCTACACCGGCGATCCCAGCTTCAATCCGAGTACGTCCACGAACTTCCAACTCACCATCGTTAAAAGCGATTCAACCATCTCATCCCTGCAATTCCAGGGCTCGGCACTCTCCGGTGCGCCACTCCCTGTCTTCGGACAGGTCTCCCTGGCGTCGGGCACTCTCATGCCGATCTCCGGTTCGGTAACTTTCACAGCAGCTTCCGACAAAACAACTGTGAACCTCGGGAGCTTAACCATCGATGCGACCAGCGGCACGTTCGCAGGCAGGGTCAGCTTCCCATCTGCTGGAAGCTGGGTGTTGACTGCGGTTTATGGCGGTGACAGTAACGTAACCGGCACTCAAACCCAGACTCGCGTCGCCGTCGACAGCAGCGAAGCCACGACGATGTCGCTGAGTTCAAATGCACCCTCAGTTCCTGCCGGAGGTTCGGTGACATTCACCGCGCAGGTAAGTTCTCCCGTGGTGCTCCGGCTACCGACCGGCACGGTGACATTCATGGACGGCACGGCTTCGCTCGGCACCGCAACGTTGGATGGATACGGAATCGGAAAATTCACGACCACCAGCCTGACCGGTGGATCACACTCGATTACCGCGAACTACGGTGGCGATGCGATCTTCCGTGCTACCTCGGCAAGTGTCAGTCAGTCGATCAGTGACTTTGCGGTGCAGCCAACGACCGCGGCTGTGTCCATCAAGGTCGGACAATCCGGCACTGCGTTGATCGCACTCACTCCGCAAGGTGGGTTTAATCAAGCCGTCACCTTTAGCTGTTCTGGTCTGCCTTCCGGCGCAAGTTGCACGTTTGCACCAGCAACGCTAACGCCAACAGGCACGGATGTTGCGACTGACACGATGACAATTGCGACCAGCGGAAGTGGCGCGGCTGCACATCGTGCTGAGAACCGACGGATGAATTGGCTCGCTAGTTCCGGCTTTGGTCTGGCTGGCGTGCTGTTGCTGGTACCGATCTGCAATCGCAAGCGGCGGGCGCGTCTCGTCGTTCTGGCGGGACTCATGCTGATGCTCGGACTGTGGGGATGCGGTGGCAGTTCCTCCTCATCGCCCAAGCCGCCGCCTCCGAACCCGATGGTCGGAACTTACAGCGTAACGGTGACAGCGACCTCAGGCACTGGATCTGCGCATGCGGCAGATCTGTCGGTCACCATCACTCAGTAG